A single region of the Mycobacterium lentiflavum genome encodes:
- a CDS encoding class I adenylate-forming enzyme family protein has product MPPVIEISREHNPFATTGVSRERDGIPRYDDLPATLLDMLAEQVAQRPDSEAVVEVGGRRLTYRQLWDRAARVAGGLRAAGVRRGDRVAVRYPAGVDWVLALWGTVMAGGIAVAVNTRSAQPEVDFVLSDSGALVDLAAGTPLPDAQPYVAEGLTRGDAAAIFYTSGTTGHPKGVPTTHEAFVVNTENAIRCSGIPPDLGEEMRTLISVPLFHVTGCNTQLLVSIRAGGTSVILPALNLDELIATVAAERISQLLTVPAIYSLMLRHKQFGTTDVSGVRWVGYGGAPTAPSMVRSIKDAFPRATVFNGYGMTESASLLTVLPDSYAIEHADSVGYAVPSVDLGVIPGGDDPGVGELVARGANITAGYWNRPQATEATIVDGWLHTGDVVRVDAAGRVHIIDRLKDIINRGGENVSSVEVEGVLLGAPNVADACVLAVPDEVMGEKVGAVLFGGEAQIDVSAVLEHCRAQLADFKVPQYVTIASEALPRNAGGKLLKAKLRNAMQWGEPLR; this is encoded by the coding sequence ATGCCTCCAGTGATCGAAATTTCGCGCGAGCACAACCCGTTCGCCACGACGGGCGTCTCCCGCGAACGCGACGGTATCCCGCGCTACGACGATCTGCCGGCCACGCTGCTCGACATGCTGGCCGAGCAGGTGGCCCAGCGTCCCGATAGCGAGGCAGTGGTTGAAGTGGGCGGCCGGCGATTGACCTACCGGCAGCTCTGGGACCGCGCCGCGCGGGTCGCTGGTGGGCTGCGGGCCGCCGGTGTGCGACGCGGTGACCGTGTCGCGGTGCGCTACCCCGCGGGCGTCGACTGGGTGTTGGCATTGTGGGGCACGGTGATGGCCGGCGGCATTGCGGTGGCGGTCAATACGCGCTCGGCGCAGCCAGAGGTCGACTTCGTGTTGTCCGATTCCGGGGCATTGGTGGATCTGGCGGCGGGCACGCCGCTGCCCGACGCCCAACCCTATGTCGCCGAAGGACTCACGCGTGGCGACGCGGCCGCGATCTTCTACACCTCGGGGACCACCGGGCACCCCAAAGGAGTGCCGACCACCCACGAGGCGTTTGTCGTCAACACCGAGAATGCGATCCGGTGCTCGGGAATTCCACCGGACCTCGGCGAAGAGATGCGCACCCTGATCTCGGTTCCGCTGTTTCATGTGACCGGTTGCAACACACAGCTTTTGGTATCCATCCGGGCGGGGGGAACCTCGGTGATCCTGCCGGCGCTGAATCTGGACGAACTGATCGCCACGGTGGCCGCCGAGCGTATCTCACAGCTGTTGACTGTTCCAGCGATCTACTCTCTAATGTTGCGGCACAAGCAATTTGGTACTACGGATGTGTCCGGCGTCCGCTGGGTGGGCTACGGTGGCGCACCTACCGCGCCTTCGATGGTGCGGTCGATCAAGGACGCGTTCCCGCGGGCCACGGTGTTCAATGGCTACGGCATGACCGAGTCGGCCTCCCTGTTGACCGTGCTACCCGACTCGTATGCGATCGAGCACGCCGACTCGGTCGGCTACGCGGTCCCATCGGTGGATCTCGGCGTGATCCCCGGCGGTGACGATCCTGGTGTTGGCGAATTGGTGGCGCGCGGAGCCAACATCACGGCCGGCTATTGGAACCGGCCCCAGGCCACCGAGGCCACCATCGTCGACGGGTGGCTGCACACCGGCGATGTGGTCCGGGTCGATGCCGCGGGCCGGGTGCACATCATCGACCGGCTCAAGGACATCATCAACCGCGGCGGCGAGAACGTCTCCAGCGTGGAGGTTGAGGGGGTGCTGCTGGGCGCACCCAACGTCGCCGATGCCTGTGTGCTGGCGGTGCCCGACGAGGTGATGGGAGAAAAGGTCGGAGCCGTGCTGTTCGGCGGCGAGGCGCAGATCGACGTGTCGGCCGTGCTCGAGCATTGCCGTGCACAACTCGCCGACTTCAAGGTTCCGCAGTACGTCACAATCGCTTCAGAAGCGTTGCCACGCAATGCCGGTGGAAAGCTGCTCAAAGCCAAGCTTCGCAACGCGATGCAATGGGGCGAACCGCTGCGATGA
- a CDS encoding acetyl-CoA carboxylase family protein, which produces MNATLLIANRGEIALRIIRTATELGMPTVAVYAEDDAESPHVHAADEAIGLPGSGPDAYLDQSAILAAAKNAGAHLIHPGYGFLSENAEFARTCAAAGYTFIGPDADVLETVGNKSSARAAAMAAGVPVLPATDGPSSVEDVRAFFAARGGAVMIKAVAGGGGRGMRRVDSADQIDNAYRQCAAEAQRGFGNPAVFAEALVDDARHIEVQIVAAPAGPRTHALALGDRDCSIQRRYQKIVEIAPAQGISDTLRRELHLAAARLCGRAGLRGLATVEFLVTGQKFVFLEINPRIQVEHTITEETTGVDLVAAQLAIAGGASYYELGLPSGIASDGEEVIGEPAARRGIAIQARVNMETLTADGSVVPAAGALTVFSPPSGPGVRVDTFGRTGLALSTRYDSLLAKVVTHVRGSSFAAALRKSRTALAEFGVEGVRTNINFLQELLSDSQIESGVVTTNFLDAKLPALAAAALTHEHDIRMASVELYPGEEALRAQLAGTVVEMAPEGTEASPGDQLVVLEAMKMQHVLVAPDALCTVRNLVAPGQVVGTGDPLVVFALTGDSGGGESASAAVDLDQPRADLDEVRRRHLLTLDEGRQSAVAKRHRQGRRTARENIADLIDDGSFVEYGALAIAAQRSRRTDEDLIANTPADGLVAGLATIGADRFGRAAAEAVVVSYDYTVLAGTQGMRNHAKTDRVFDVAARKGLPVVLFAEGGGGRPGDTDVGGAAGLDVPTFRALAGLRGRVPLVSIVSGRCFAGNAALAGVCDVIIATPDANIGMGGPAMIEGGGLGVYPPDAIGPIDVQRHNGVVSLVARDEAHAVSLAKQYLSYFQGSVGDWAAPEPRLARHVVPENRLRAYDVRRAIESIVDIGSVLELRPDYGVGIVTALVRVEGVAYGLLANSSHHLGGAIDAEAADKAGDFLTMCESFRLSVISLCDTPGFMVGPDAEKQAAVRRFGRMFVLGARLTVPLGMIILRKGYGLGAMAMAGGSFHAPQFTVAWPTGEIGGMGLEGAVRLGYSKELAAAADAGEREQLFEKLVAAAYQHGKALRAATTFELDDVIDPSDSRAWITRLGV; this is translated from the coding sequence ATGAATGCGACGTTGCTGATCGCCAACCGAGGCGAGATCGCCCTTCGGATCATCCGCACCGCAACCGAATTGGGCATGCCGACGGTTGCGGTCTACGCCGAAGACGATGCCGAGAGCCCGCACGTGCATGCGGCCGACGAAGCGATTGGTCTGCCGGGCAGCGGACCCGACGCCTACCTGGACCAGTCTGCGATTCTGGCGGCGGCGAAAAACGCCGGCGCGCACCTGATTCATCCGGGTTATGGCTTCCTTTCCGAGAACGCCGAATTCGCTCGTACCTGCGCGGCCGCCGGTTACACGTTCATCGGGCCGGATGCCGATGTGCTCGAGACGGTCGGCAATAAATCCTCGGCACGCGCCGCCGCCATGGCCGCGGGTGTGCCGGTGCTGCCGGCGACCGACGGGCCCAGCAGCGTCGAGGATGTCCGGGCATTTTTCGCCGCTCGAGGCGGGGCGGTCATGATCAAGGCAGTGGCCGGCGGGGGTGGACGCGGGATGCGCCGCGTGGACAGCGCGGATCAGATCGACAACGCCTACCGCCAGTGTGCGGCGGAGGCGCAACGGGGATTCGGCAACCCGGCCGTGTTCGCCGAGGCGCTCGTCGACGACGCCCGGCATATCGAGGTGCAGATCGTCGCCGCGCCGGCCGGGCCGAGAACGCATGCACTTGCGCTGGGCGATCGTGACTGCAGCATCCAGCGGCGCTACCAAAAGATCGTTGAAATAGCTCCCGCACAAGGGATTTCGGATACGCTACGCCGCGAGCTACATCTGGCGGCGGCCCGGTTGTGCGGGCGGGCCGGTCTGCGCGGACTGGCCACCGTCGAATTCCTGGTCACCGGTCAAAAATTCGTCTTCCTTGAGATCAACCCCCGCATTCAGGTCGAACACACGATCACCGAGGAAACCACCGGGGTCGATCTGGTGGCCGCCCAGCTCGCCATCGCCGGCGGCGCCTCCTACTACGAGTTGGGGTTGCCGTCCGGAATCGCTTCTGACGGTGAGGAAGTCATCGGCGAGCCCGCTGCCCGGCGCGGCATCGCGATACAAGCGCGGGTCAACATGGAAACCCTGACGGCGGACGGCAGCGTGGTGCCCGCGGCGGGTGCCTTGACGGTGTTTTCGCCACCGAGCGGTCCCGGAGTCCGGGTGGATACCTTCGGCCGTACCGGCCTGGCATTGAGCACGCGCTACGACTCGCTGCTGGCCAAGGTCGTCACCCATGTCCGCGGATCCTCGTTCGCCGCAGCGCTGCGTAAGTCGCGGACCGCGCTGGCCGAATTCGGGGTAGAGGGTGTCCGGACCAACATCAATTTCCTGCAGGAGCTGTTGTCTGACAGCCAGATTGAGTCGGGTGTGGTGACGACGAACTTCCTCGACGCGAAGCTTCCCGCGCTGGCGGCCGCGGCGCTGACCCACGAGCATGACATCCGGATGGCCTCCGTCGAGCTGTATCCCGGTGAAGAGGCGCTGCGTGCCCAGCTGGCCGGCACCGTGGTGGAGATGGCGCCCGAGGGCACCGAGGCGTCGCCCGGTGATCAACTGGTCGTGCTGGAAGCGATGAAAATGCAGCATGTGCTCGTCGCGCCGGACGCGCTGTGCACAGTCCGCAATCTCGTGGCGCCCGGCCAGGTCGTCGGAACCGGAGACCCGCTGGTGGTCTTCGCACTCACCGGGGACAGCGGAGGCGGCGAGTCCGCCAGCGCCGCTGTCGATCTCGACCAGCCCCGTGCCGACCTGGACGAGGTCCGTCGGCGCCACCTGCTCACCCTTGACGAGGGCCGCCAATCGGCGGTCGCCAAGCGACACAGGCAGGGCCGTCGCACCGCCCGGGAGAACATCGCCGACCTGATCGACGACGGCAGCTTCGTCGAATACGGCGCGCTGGCCATCGCCGCGCAACGCAGCCGGCGCACGGACGAGGATCTGATTGCCAACACCCCGGCCGACGGTCTGGTTGCCGGCTTGGCGACCATCGGCGCCGACCGATTCGGGCGGGCTGCCGCCGAGGCGGTCGTGGTGTCTTACGACTACACCGTGCTGGCCGGAACGCAGGGCATGCGCAACCATGCCAAGACGGACCGGGTGTTCGACGTGGCCGCTCGAAAAGGGTTACCAGTGGTGCTGTTCGCCGAAGGTGGCGGCGGGCGGCCCGGAGACACCGACGTCGGTGGGGCGGCCGGGCTGGACGTGCCGACGTTTCGAGCGCTCGCCGGGCTGCGCGGTCGGGTGCCGTTGGTGTCCATCGTGTCCGGGCGTTGCTTCGCCGGCAACGCCGCACTGGCCGGGGTGTGCGATGTGATCATCGCGACCCCGGACGCCAACATCGGGATGGGCGGGCCGGCGATGATCGAGGGCGGCGGGCTCGGGGTATACCCTCCCGATGCGATCGGCCCTATCGACGTGCAGCGCCACAACGGGGTGGTGAGCCTGGTCGCGCGGGACGAGGCGCACGCGGTGTCGCTGGCCAAGCAGTATCTGTCGTATTTTCAGGGCAGCGTCGGCGACTGGGCAGCGCCCGAGCCGCGTCTGGCCCGACATGTGGTGCCGGAGAACCGGTTACGCGCCTACGACGTGCGCCGCGCGATCGAGTCCATCGTCGACATCGGCTCCGTCCTTGAGCTGCGCCCCGACTACGGCGTCGGCATCGTGACCGCACTCGTGAGGGTCGAAGGTGTGGCATATGGACTGCTGGCCAACAGCAGTCATCACCTCGGCGGCGCGATCGATGCCGAGGCCGCCGACAAGGCCGGCGACTTTCTCACGATGTGCGAATCGTTTCGGCTATCGGTGATTTCGTTATGTGACACACCGGGATTCATGGTCGGACCGGACGCGGAAAAGCAGGCCGCGGTTCGCCGGTTCGGCCGGATGTTCGTGCTGGGTGCCCGGCTGACCGTGCCGCTCGGAATGATCATCTTGCGTAAGGGGTATGGATTAGGCGCAATGGCCATGGCGGGCGGCTCCTTTCACGCCCCGCAGTTCACCGTCGCCTGGCCGACGGGGGAGATCGGCGGCATGGGTCTGGAAGGCGCGGTGCGCCTGGGCTATTCCAAGGAGCTGGCCGCGGCGGCCGATGCCGGCGAGCGCGAGCAACTATTCGAAAAGCTGGTCGCGGCGGCCTACCAACACGGCAAGGCACTGCGGGCCGCCACGACCTTCGAGCTGGACGACGTAATCGACCCTTCAGACTCCCGGGCCTGGATCACCAGGTTGGGAGTCTGA
- a CDS encoding PE-PGRS family protein, which produces MKPLVIGGAVAAAIAAAPMAAADSFATAPAMTSPAPTHIVFKDDPGGGGCDANGNCGSGGQNGGPGGGPGGQGCVPGVGCGSGGQNAGPGGVPGGTGCLPGVGCGSGHA; this is translated from the coding sequence CTGAAACCACTAGTCATCGGCGGCGCTGTTGCTGCCGCGATCGCCGCTGCACCAATGGCCGCGGCGGATAGTTTTGCGACCGCCCCGGCCATGACCAGCCCGGCGCCCACCCACATCGTCTTCAAGGACGACCCGGGCGGCGGCGGTTGCGACGCCAACGGCAACTGCGGATCCGGTGGCCAGAACGGCGGCCCGGGCGGCGGTCCGGGTGGGCAAGGCTGCGTGCCCGGCGTCGGCTGCGGCTCCGGCGGCCAGAACGCCGGCCCGGGTGGCGTTCCGGGCGGCACCGGATGTCTGCCCGGCGTTGGCTGCGGATCCGGCCACGCCTGA
- a CDS encoding SDR family oxidoreductase, translating to MTTLDLTGRTAIVTGASRGIGLAISQQLAAAGANVVLTARKQEAADAAAAEVGERALGVGAHAVDEDAARNCVQLTLEKFGSVDVLINNAGTNPAYGPLIDQDHARFSKIFDVNLWAPLLWTSLVVKAWMGEHGGAIVNTASIGGLHQSPAMGMYNATKAALIHVTKQLALELSPRVRVNAIAPGVVRTKLAEALWKDHEDPLASQIALGRIGEPVDVANAVAFLVSDAASWITGETMVIDGGLLLGGAQGFQMRPEDDR from the coding sequence ATGACCACACTGGATCTGACCGGCCGTACTGCGATCGTCACGGGGGCCTCGCGCGGAATCGGGCTGGCTATTTCGCAACAGCTGGCGGCCGCGGGCGCCAATGTGGTGCTGACCGCGCGCAAACAGGAAGCGGCGGACGCGGCCGCGGCTGAAGTGGGGGAACGGGCGCTGGGCGTCGGTGCTCACGCGGTCGATGAGGACGCCGCGCGCAACTGCGTGCAGCTCACCCTGGAAAAGTTCGGCAGCGTCGACGTTTTGATCAACAACGCGGGTACCAACCCGGCGTACGGTCCGCTGATCGACCAGGATCACGCGCGGTTCAGCAAGATCTTCGACGTCAATCTTTGGGCACCATTGCTGTGGACATCGCTGGTGGTCAAGGCATGGATGGGCGAGCACGGTGGCGCCATCGTCAACACCGCGTCCATCGGCGGGCTGCATCAATCGCCGGCGATGGGGATGTACAACGCCACCAAGGCAGCGCTGATCCACGTCACCAAACAACTGGCCCTGGAGCTGTCGCCGCGCGTGCGAGTCAATGCCATCGCTCCGGGCGTCGTTCGCACCAAATTGGCCGAGGCGCTGTGGAAGGACCACGAGGATCCATTGGCATCGCAGATCGCGCTCGGTCGCATCGGCGAGCCCGTCGACGTGGCCAACGCGGTCGCGTTCCTGGTCTCCGACGCGGCGAGCTGGATCACCGGCGAGACGATGGTGATCGACGGGGGCCTACTGCTGGGCGGCGCGCAGGGCTTCCAAATGCGGCCCGAGGACGACCGGTGA
- a CDS encoding acyl-CoA dehydrogenase family protein: protein MSSEDLDARVEALLDEHDPATTDPRDFLGAQFDAGLAWVHLPPGFGGLDLPRKAQEYVDTQLAAAGAPVGGTVKNYIGMGMAAPTIAAFGTDEQKRKFLRPLFTGEQIYCQLFSEPGAGSDLAGVATRAVRDGDDWIVNGQKVWTSQAQNAQMAILVARTDPSVPKHAGLTYFLCDVTQPGVEIRPLRQITGEAEFNEVFLTDVRVPDANRLGPVGGGWRVATTTLNNERVAIGSRSGVPRESGHIGKVATVWRNEPALRDPAMHDELMRLWVEAEVLRLAGERLGQQASTGQPGPEGAGMKIAFATLAQAISGFEIEMHGEAGLQYDDWTMRRPETVDLVGREPGYRYLRARGNSIEGGTSEILRNTISERILGLPGEHRVDKDRPWSDLEKGVR, encoded by the coding sequence GTGAGTAGCGAAGATCTGGATGCGCGGGTAGAGGCACTATTGGACGAGCACGACCCGGCGACCACCGACCCACGCGATTTCCTTGGCGCGCAATTCGATGCCGGGCTGGCCTGGGTCCACCTGCCGCCGGGGTTCGGCGGCTTGGACCTGCCGCGCAAAGCCCAGGAGTACGTCGACACGCAGCTCGCCGCGGCCGGCGCGCCGGTGGGCGGCACGGTGAAGAACTACATCGGCATGGGCATGGCGGCGCCCACGATCGCGGCCTTCGGCACCGACGAGCAGAAGCGAAAGTTCTTGCGTCCGTTGTTCACCGGCGAACAGATCTATTGCCAGTTGTTCAGCGAACCCGGTGCCGGATCGGACCTGGCCGGGGTGGCCACCCGCGCGGTCCGCGACGGTGACGACTGGATCGTCAACGGTCAGAAGGTGTGGACGTCGCAGGCGCAGAACGCTCAGATGGCTATCCTGGTCGCCCGCACCGACCCGTCGGTACCCAAACACGCTGGCCTGACTTACTTTCTGTGTGACGTGACCCAACCCGGCGTCGAGATCAGGCCGCTGCGCCAGATCACCGGCGAGGCCGAATTCAACGAGGTGTTCCTGACCGATGTCCGGGTGCCCGACGCGAATCGGCTCGGCCCCGTAGGCGGTGGCTGGCGGGTCGCGACCACGACACTGAACAACGAGCGGGTCGCGATCGGTTCTCGTTCCGGTGTGCCCCGCGAAAGCGGCCACATCGGCAAGGTGGCCACAGTGTGGCGAAACGAGCCCGCACTGCGTGATCCCGCTATGCACGACGAACTGATGCGTCTGTGGGTCGAGGCGGAGGTGCTGCGGCTGGCCGGCGAACGGTTGGGGCAGCAGGCCAGCACCGGTCAGCCCGGGCCGGAGGGCGCGGGCATGAAGATCGCCTTTGCGACGCTGGCGCAGGCGATCTCGGGCTTCGAGATCGAAATGCACGGCGAGGCGGGACTGCAGTACGACGACTGGACCATGCGCAGACCCGAGACGGTCGACCTGGTCGGTCGTGAACCCGGTTACCGGTATCTGCGCGCGCGGGGCAACTCGATCGAGGGGGGTACGTCAGAGATCTTGCGCAACACCATCTCCGAGCGAATTCTCGGGCTACCCGGCGAGCACCGCGTCGACAAGGACAGGCCGTGGTCGGACCTGGAAAAGGGGGTTCGATGA
- a CDS encoding acyl-CoA dehydrogenase family protein, with translation MSIGDLLYSDTEDALRDSVRRLFADRCPPELVARAYDSAPQDFSDVWRLLAGDLGVAGLLVPESRGGAGASAREAAVVMEEIGRAVAPVPFLSSAVLATVALLRAGDTETLSALAQGEQTAALVVALSTAPGDPVAGVSAGTDGLTGIVSSVAGAAEADVLVVPVAGTDGLELHTVSGSAAGVEVSPLLALDMTRPLANVQFSATPSIRVGPAGEAVAAALQTGAALLASEQLGVAQWCFETTLAYVKQRKQFGRAIGSYQAIKHRLADLWFEVGSATAAARYAADTCAREDPDASIAAAVAQAYCSGIAVHAAEECVQLHGGIGMTWEYPAHLYLKRAKSDQLAFGTAYRHRARLAALVDLPIS, from the coding sequence ATGAGCATCGGTGATCTGCTGTACTCCGACACCGAGGACGCCCTGCGGGATAGCGTTCGTCGCCTGTTCGCCGACCGGTGCCCACCCGAGCTGGTGGCCCGGGCGTATGATTCAGCGCCACAGGACTTTTCCGATGTGTGGCGGCTGCTGGCCGGTGACTTGGGGGTAGCCGGCCTGCTAGTGCCGGAGTCGCGTGGCGGTGCGGGCGCCAGTGCCCGCGAGGCCGCGGTGGTGATGGAGGAGATCGGTCGCGCGGTCGCGCCGGTGCCGTTTCTGTCCAGCGCGGTGCTCGCGACGGTCGCACTGTTGCGTGCCGGCGACACCGAAACCCTGTCCGCGCTGGCCCAGGGGGAGCAGACCGCCGCGCTGGTGGTTGCGCTGTCGACTGCTCCCGGCGATCCGGTCGCGGGGGTGAGCGCCGGCACCGACGGTTTGACCGGGATCGTCAGCAGCGTGGCCGGCGCCGCCGAGGCCGACGTATTGGTGGTGCCGGTCGCGGGCACCGACGGCCTCGAGTTGCACACCGTCTCCGGTAGCGCGGCTGGGGTCGAAGTGTCACCGCTACTGGCCTTGGATATGACGAGACCCCTTGCGAATGTCCAGTTTTCGGCGACGCCGTCAATCCGCGTCGGGCCGGCGGGTGAGGCGGTGGCCGCGGCGCTGCAGACTGGTGCCGCGCTGTTGGCGTCCGAGCAACTCGGGGTGGCGCAGTGGTGTTTCGAGACCACGCTGGCTTATGTCAAGCAGCGCAAGCAATTCGGTCGCGCGATCGGGTCCTACCAGGCGATCAAGCACCGGTTGGCGGATCTATGGTTCGAGGTCGGGTCGGCGACGGCCGCGGCGCGCTACGCCGCGGACACCTGCGCCCGGGAAGATCCCGACGCGAGCATCGCCGCGGCCGTAGCGCAGGCTTACTGCAGCGGTATCGCGGTGCATGCGGCCGAGGAGTGTGTGCAGCTGCATGGGGGCATCGGCATGACGTGGGAGTATCCGGCCCATCTGTACCTCAAGCGGGCCAAGAGCGATCAGTTGGCCTTCGGCACCGCCTACCGCCATCGGGCCCGGCTGGCCGCTCTGGTCGACCTGCCGATCTCGTAA
- a CDS encoding glycosyltransferase → MRVLLSTYDTRGGVEPLLAVAVQLRALGAQAVVCAPPDDEFTERAAAFGIPLVGFGPSVRAMTTAAAQSSEADVRAHVLGLLAAQFDTVAAAAQGCDAIVATALVWTAAGARSVAEKLGIHYVYGSYHPTHLPSPYHPPPEFVGRAMGTSEIDHRMMWNHNAHNANMLFGPTLNSHRAAIGLAPVDDVRGYAYTNRPWLAADPTLGPWQPLADLPVVQTGAWVLRDERPLSAELQEFLDAGTPPVYLGFGSMPLWGSKDVVPMAIEAIRAQGRRVLLSHGWAELVPIDDRDDCLAVGEVNQQALFGRVAAVVHHGGAGTTTTAARAGVPQLVVPQGADQVYWACRVAELGIGTACDGPTPPPGSLPAALEMVLTDETRARANAVAAMTRDDGAAVAARLLLDAVSQAKR, encoded by the coding sequence ATGCGGGTGCTGTTGTCGACGTACGACACGCGCGGCGGCGTCGAACCACTGCTGGCAGTCGCGGTGCAGCTGCGGGCACTCGGCGCCCAGGCAGTGGTGTGCGCGCCGCCAGACGACGAATTCACCGAGCGGGCAGCCGCTTTCGGGATTCCGCTGGTGGGATTCGGTCCGTCGGTGCGCGCGATGACAACCGCGGCGGCGCAGTCCTCGGAGGCGGACGTGCGCGCGCATGTGCTGGGTCTGCTCGCCGCGCAGTTCGACACGGTCGCTGCCGCGGCGCAGGGGTGCGACGCGATAGTGGCGACCGCCCTGGTCTGGACGGCGGCCGGCGCACGCTCGGTGGCCGAGAAACTCGGCATCCACTACGTCTACGGCAGCTATCACCCGACCCACCTGCCGTCGCCTTATCACCCGCCGCCGGAGTTTGTCGGCCGGGCAATGGGGACCAGCGAGATCGACCACCGGATGATGTGGAACCACAACGCCCACAACGCCAACATGTTGTTCGGTCCGACGCTCAACAGTCACCGGGCGGCGATCGGTCTGGCCCCGGTGGACGACGTGCGGGGCTACGCCTACACCAACCGCCCGTGGCTGGCGGCCGACCCGACGCTTGGCCCGTGGCAGCCGCTCGCGGATCTGCCCGTTGTGCAAACCGGCGCCTGGGTGCTGCGCGACGAACGCCCCCTATCGGCCGAGCTGCAGGAGTTCCTGGACGCCGGCACGCCGCCGGTGTATCTGGGCTTCGGCAGCATGCCGCTGTGGGGTTCCAAGGACGTCGTCCCGATGGCGATCGAGGCCATTCGCGCCCAGGGCAGGCGGGTGCTGCTGTCGCACGGCTGGGCCGAGCTGGTCCCCATCGACGACCGCGATGACTGCCTGGCCGTCGGTGAGGTCAATCAGCAAGCGCTGTTCGGGCGGGTGGCCGCCGTCGTGCACCACGGCGGCGCGGGCACGACGACGACGGCGGCGCGCGCCGGCGTGCCTCAGCTCGTCGTGCCGCAGGGGGCCGACCAGGTGTATTGGGCCTGCCGGGTGGCGGAGCTGGGCATCGGTACCGCGTGTGACGGCCCGACGCCGCCGCCGGGCTCGCTGCCGGCCGCGCTCGAGATGGTCCTGACCGACGAGACCCGCGCCCGGGCGAACGCGGTGGCGGCCATGACCCGCGATGACGGCGCCGCGGTGGCCGCCAGGTTGTTGCTCGACGCGGTGAGTCAGGCAAAGCGTTAG
- a CDS encoding dienelactone hydrolase family protein yields the protein MPNITDTITTADGTCTVHLFTPGGPDTQAPHPGVIMYPDAGGVRDTFQQMAAKLAGFGYTVLLPDVYYRDAGWAPFDMASVFGDEQERKRLFSMIGSLTPDKITSDGRAFFDYLADRPEVSGERFGVCGYCMGGRISVMVAGRIPDRVAAAASFHGGGLVSDTADSPHLLAEKMTATVYVGGAENDASFTPDHAEQLDKALNAAGVRHTIEWYSAAHGFAVPDNAPYDEAAAQRHWQAMTELFASALPR from the coding sequence ATGCCGAACATCACCGACACCATCACCACCGCCGACGGGACCTGCACGGTCCATCTGTTCACCCCCGGAGGTCCGGACACCCAAGCCCCCCACCCGGGCGTGATCATGTATCCCGACGCCGGCGGAGTGCGCGACACCTTCCAGCAGATGGCGGCCAAGCTGGCCGGATTCGGTTACACGGTGCTGCTGCCGGACGTGTACTACCGCGACGCCGGCTGGGCCCCGTTCGACATGGCCAGCGTGTTCGGCGACGAACAGGAACGCAAGCGCCTGTTTTCGATGATCGGCAGCCTGACGCCGGACAAGATCACCAGCGACGGCCGCGCGTTCTTCGATTACCTGGCGGACCGTCCCGAGGTGTCCGGTGAACGCTTCGGCGTGTGCGGCTACTGCATGGGCGGGCGAATCTCGGTGATGGTGGCCGGCCGGATTCCCGACCGCGTCGCGGCCGCGGCGTCCTTCCACGGCGGCGGCCTGGTCTCTGACACCGCCGACAGCCCGCACCTGCTGGCCGAGAAGATGACCGCCACGGTCTACGTCGGCGGCGCCGAGAACGATGCGTCGTTCACCCCCGACCACGCCGAACAGCTTGACAAGGCGCTGAACGCGGCCGGCGTGCGGCACACCATCGAGTGGTACTCCGCGGCCCACGGCTTCGCGGTCCCGGACAACGCGCCCTATGACGAGGCCGCCGCGCAGCGGCATTGGCAGGCGATGACGGAGCTCTTCGCGTCGGCGCTGCCGCGCTAA